A part of Saccharomonospora amisosensis genomic DNA contains:
- a CDS encoding MFS transporter yields the protein MDRPVPTDPSEPTQPGRHDCTGHPGHPGLTAARPRLVLFTVCLAQFVVMVSVMNLFVALPTIQEDLGFGPGGLSWVVNAYTLTFGGFLLIGGRGADLFGRRRVFCTGLTLFAAASLLCGLATTKLLLLVFRAAQGLGAALLSSTALSILTTTFPEGPGRRRALAIWSAINAGSAAFGLLLGGVLTALLSWPVLFLVNGTIAAGVVVLAARTVPESRLAGTQGFDLPGAVTVTTGVVALVYFVLHGGQRGWTNSLTVASGLAAVALLSTFVTIQRHRRAPLVRLSVFRLRTLTAANATMFLLAGAPVTVFYLMTLYFQRILHYSALQTALALLPASLTVAMGSLVANRLLPRLSPRTVLMGATMLVAAGSMLLTSTGRDTGYVTGVLPATATIFLGCSCAMVTLIMLATSKLPETEAGLASGLIGTASQLGSGLWLAVFSSLAAVHLGFGLRGYTAALWGVAVLALAAAALVAALLRGHHASGEDQVVS from the coding sequence ATGGATCGCCCCGTCCCCACCGATCCAAGCGAACCCACCCAACCCGGCCGTCACGACTGTACCGGTCATCCCGGTCATCCCGGACTGACGGCGGCTCGGCCGAGGCTGGTGCTGTTCACCGTCTGCCTCGCCCAGTTCGTCGTGATGGTGAGCGTGATGAATCTGTTCGTCGCGCTCCCGACGATCCAGGAGGACCTCGGCTTCGGCCCAGGAGGGCTGTCGTGGGTGGTGAACGCCTACACCCTCACCTTCGGCGGCTTCCTGCTGATCGGTGGCAGGGGCGCCGATCTGTTCGGCCGCAGGCGGGTCTTCTGTACCGGGCTCACACTGTTCGCCGCCGCATCGTTGCTGTGCGGGCTGGCCACGACCAAACTGCTGCTGCTGGTCTTTCGCGCGGCACAGGGACTCGGTGCGGCGCTGCTCAGCTCGACGGCGCTGTCCATCCTGACCACCACCTTCCCGGAGGGGCCTGGGCGGCGCAGGGCGTTGGCCATCTGGAGCGCGATCAACGCGGGTTCGGCCGCATTCGGGCTGCTCCTCGGCGGCGTGCTCACCGCGCTGCTGTCCTGGCCGGTGCTGTTTCTCGTCAACGGAACCATCGCCGCGGGCGTCGTCGTGCTCGCCGCCCGAACGGTGCCCGAGTCCCGCCTCGCGGGAACCCAGGGCTTCGATCTGCCCGGTGCGGTCACGGTGACCACGGGGGTAGTGGCATTGGTCTACTTCGTGCTTCACGGCGGCCAGCGTGGCTGGACCAATTCACTGACCGTCGCCTCCGGGCTGGCCGCCGTGGCGCTGCTGAGCACGTTCGTGACCATCCAGCGCCACCGCCGCGCGCCGCTGGTGCGGCTGAGCGTGTTCCGGCTGCGCACCCTCACCGCCGCGAACGCGACGATGTTCCTGCTGGCGGGCGCACCGGTGACGGTGTTCTATCTGATGACGCTGTACTTCCAGCGGATACTGCACTACTCGGCGCTGCAGACGGCGCTCGCGCTGCTGCCCGCCTCGCTGACCGTCGCGATGGGCTCGCTGGTCGCCAACCGGTTGTTGCCACGGCTGAGCCCGCGCACGGTACTGATGGGAGCGACCATGCTGGTCGCCGCCGGGTCGATGCTGCTCACCTCGACAGGCCGCGACACCGGCTACGTCACGGGCGTGCTGCCAGCCACCGCGACGATCTTCCTCGGCTGCAGCTGCGCGATGGTGACGTTGATCATGCTTGCCACCTCGAAGCTTCCCGAGACCGAGGCAGGGCTGGCGTCCGGTTTGATCGGGACCGCCTCCCAGCTCGGCAGCGGGCTGTGGCTGGCGGTGTTCTCCTCACTGGCGGCGGTCCACCTGGGGTTCGGCCTGCGCGGCTACACCGCCGCGCTGTGGGGCGTTGCGGTGCTGGCGCTCGCGGCGGCCGCGCTGGTCGCCGCGCTGTTGCGAGGCCACCACGCCAGTGGTGAGGACCAGGTGGTCTCATGA